Proteins encoded in a region of the Novibacillus thermophilus genome:
- a CDS encoding S66 peptidase family protein produces MAVRPPILKPGDTIGIVTLGSPPDANVIDARIATLRNLGFNVVLGQYVYARNGFLAGTDEERAFDLMNMFQNEQIDMILPSRGGVGVAGILPHLDYGIIRENPKIISGYSDITVLLNALYEYADLITFHSLMLIDFNLATPAYNYDQFFAATSTLTAPRPIMNPPGIPTVSRVPGNVTGPIVGGNLTSFVDTLGTPFEIDTRGRILFLEEIREPVNTVYRYMNHLKLAGKFEDCIGIVMGECTGCQVAYGMSYEDLINEFVVPLGKPLMTNLATGHGSYKAAIPIGANVNLDTVNNTLTVLEPAVSR; encoded by the coding sequence ATGGCAGTACGGCCGCCTATTCTGAAACCGGGGGATACGATCGGGATCGTGACGTTAGGCAGTCCGCCGGATGCCAACGTCATTGACGCCCGCATCGCCACATTGCGAAATTTAGGGTTTAATGTCGTATTGGGGCAGTATGTGTACGCCCGGAACGGATTTCTCGCCGGGACGGATGAAGAGCGAGCATTTGACTTAATGAACATGTTCCAAAATGAACAAATAGACATGATATTGCCTTCCAGGGGCGGAGTGGGAGTGGCCGGCATTTTGCCGCATCTCGACTACGGGATCATCCGGGAAAACCCCAAAATTATCTCCGGGTACAGCGACATCACCGTATTGTTAAATGCTTTGTACGAGTATGCCGATCTCATTACGTTCCACAGTTTGATGTTGATTGATTTCAACTTGGCGACTCCTGCGTACAACTACGATCAGTTTTTTGCCGCCACGTCGACATTGACAGCGCCCCGGCCGATTATGAATCCGCCGGGAATTCCGACCGTGAGCCGAGTGCCGGGGAATGTGACAGGGCCCATTGTCGGAGGCAATCTCACGTCTTTCGTCGATACGTTGGGAACCCCCTTTGAGATTGATACGCGAGGGCGCATCCTGTTCCTGGAAGAAATCCGCGAACCGGTGAATACAGTTTACCGGTATATGAACCATCTGAAATTGGCTGGAAAATTCGAGGACTGCATCGGCATCGTGATGGGAGAGTGCACGGGGTGTCAGGTGGCGTACGGCATGTCGTATGAAGATCTCATCAACGAATTCGTCGTTCCCCTCGGCAAACCGCTGATGACGAATCTCGCCACGGGACACGGATCATATAAGGCAGCGATTCCGATTGGAGCAAATGTCAATCTGGATACCGTCAACAACACGTTAACCGTGTTGGAGCCGGCTGTCAGCCGTTGA
- a CDS encoding alpha-glucosidase/alpha-galactosidase: protein MSKITFLGAGSTVFAKNLLGDCMTVPALQGFEFALYDIDQKRLRDSDMMLNHLKERLNSTVKIVPYTNRKEALRNAKYVINAIQVGGYHPCTITDFEIPKKYGLRQTIADTIGIGGVFRSLRTIPVMLDFARDMQEVCPDAWFLNYTNPMAVLTGTMIKYGGIQTVGLCHSVQVCADQLLRSLDMPTDNIQWKIAGINHMAWLLEIKRNGEDLYPEIKKRALIKQQTKHDDMVRFELMLRFGYYVTESSEHNAEYYPYFIKRQYPELIDKFNIPLDEYPRRCEKQIKDWKKMREHLVHNRDLTHERTHEYGSYIIEAMETNKTFKFGGNVLNTGGLISNLPRKACVEVPCLVDASGVAPTYVGDLPEQLAALNRTHINPQLLTIEAAMTRKKEYIYQAAMLDPHTSAELSIDDIVSLCDDLIEAHGDWLPKYN, encoded by the coding sequence ATGTCGAAAATTACTTTTCTCGGTGCAGGCAGTACAGTTTTTGCAAAAAATTTACTTGGAGATTGTATGACAGTTCCTGCTTTACAAGGATTCGAGTTCGCCCTATACGATATTGACCAAAAAAGGTTACGGGATTCTGACATGATGTTAAACCATTTAAAAGAGCGCCTGAATTCAACAGTAAAGATTGTTCCCTACACAAATCGGAAAGAAGCTTTACGAAACGCAAAATACGTCATTAACGCCATTCAAGTAGGAGGGTATCATCCTTGTACAATAACAGATTTCGAAATTCCAAAGAAATACGGCTTACGTCAAACGATAGCCGACACGATTGGAATTGGAGGCGTTTTCCGTAGTTTGAGAACGATTCCTGTCATGTTGGATTTTGCCAGGGACATGCAGGAAGTGTGTCCTGATGCCTGGTTCTTAAACTATACTAATCCAATGGCTGTACTCACTGGAACCATGATAAAATATGGAGGAATACAAACAGTCGGATTATGTCACAGTGTTCAAGTGTGTGCAGATCAATTATTGAGATCATTAGATATGCCGACGGATAACATTCAATGGAAAATCGCCGGGATTAATCACATGGCCTGGTTGCTAGAAATTAAACGTAATGGAGAAGACTTGTATCCAGAAATAAAAAAAAGAGCCCTGATAAAACAACAAACCAAGCATGACGATATGGTTCGTTTTGAATTGATGCTGCGATTTGGGTATTACGTAACTGAATCTTCCGAACACAATGCAGAATACTACCCTTACTTTATCAAAAGACAATACCCTGAATTAATTGATAAGTTCAACATTCCGTTAGATGAATATCCAAGGCGCTGCGAAAAGCAAATTAAAGACTGGAAAAAAATGCGTGAACACTTAGTTCATAACAGAGATTTAACTCATGAACGTACTCATGAGTATGGCTCCTATATCATCGAAGCAATGGAAACGAATAAAACGTTTAAGTTCGGAGGTAACGTGTTAAACACTGGTGGATTAATTAGTAATCTCCCAAGGAAAGCATGTGTCGAAGTTCCTTGTCTGGTGGATGCCAGTGGTGTTGCACCTACATATGTCGGGGATTTGCCTGAGCAATTAGCAGCTTTAAACCGAACCCACATTAATCCTCAATTGCTCACGATCGAAGCTGCAATGACAAGAAAGAAAGAATACATCTATCAAGCCGCTATGTTAGATCCACATACATCAGCCGAATTATCGATCGATGATATTGTTTCTCTGTGTGACGATTTGATTGAAGCACATGGTGACTGGTTACCAAAATATAATTAA
- a CDS encoding LacI family DNA-binding transcriptional regulator has translation MATIKDIAERAKVSASTVSRVLNNDVTLSVSEDTRQRIVRCAEEMQYKTVRERKREKEKLSIHNKRIGIVLNKSVEEEQSDPYFLDIRQGIEDECRNRGLFSTELFRPNCFSFGYPFDELDGLIVVGRLNVKTVQVYNELKEYSKKRANVVYIDYSPCDQMFDSVAVDFEKATNMALDHLLSLGYKSIGFIGACQVEKFGQKKQIMDDLRKIFFEKRMKQEGLYRPQDTYIGNFTMSDGYELMKKAIKRKNLPEAFFIASDPMAVGALKALQENKIDVPTQVAIVSFNDIEMARFASTSLTTIKVHTQEMGKLAVKLLLDRLNGRAIPIKVTVPTELVVRESCGSQLKRKATYS, from the coding sequence ATGGCCACCATAAAAGACATTGCTGAGCGTGCAAAAGTGTCTGCCTCTACGGTCTCCCGTGTACTTAATAATGATGTGACCTTATCGGTATCCGAAGACACACGGCAAAGGATCGTAAGATGTGCCGAAGAAATGCAGTATAAGACAGTAAGGGAGCGAAAACGAGAAAAAGAAAAGTTATCTATTCATAACAAAAGAATAGGTATTGTCTTGAATAAATCAGTAGAAGAAGAACAGAGTGATCCCTACTTCTTGGACATTCGACAAGGTATTGAAGATGAGTGTCGTAATAGAGGTCTCTTTTCAACTGAGTTATTTAGGCCGAACTGCTTCAGCTTCGGATATCCATTTGATGAATTGGACGGTTTGATCGTTGTGGGGAGATTAAATGTGAAAACGGTACAAGTGTACAACGAGTTAAAAGAATACAGTAAAAAGCGCGCAAACGTTGTGTACATCGATTACTCTCCGTGTGATCAAATGTTTGATTCCGTGGCGGTAGATTTTGAAAAGGCTACAAATATGGCGTTAGATCATTTACTAAGCCTTGGCTATAAAAGTATTGGTTTTATAGGGGCTTGTCAGGTAGAAAAGTTTGGTCAAAAGAAGCAGATTATGGATGATTTGAGAAAAATTTTTTTTGAAAAAAGGATGAAGCAGGAAGGGTTGTATCGTCCTCAGGATACTTATATTGGAAATTTTACGATGAGCGATGGTTATGAGCTCATGAAAAAAGCGATAAAAAGAAAAAATCTTCCTGAGGCTTTTTTCATAGCAAGTGATCCAATGGCGGTAGGCGCGTTAAAGGCGTTACAAGAAAATAAAATTGATGTCCCCACACAAGTTGCCATTGTAAGTTTTAACGACATTGAAATGGCTCGTTTTGCCAGCACATCATTAACCACTATAAAAGTGCATACACAAGAGATGGGGAAGTTAGCGGTAAAACTTTTGTTAGATCGCTTGAATGGAAGGGCAATTCCAATAAAGGTAACAGTACCGACAGAACTCGTGGTTCGTGAAAGTTGTGGGAGCCAACTGAAAAGAAAAGCGACGTACAGCTAA
- a CDS encoding ABC transporter substrate-binding protein, whose product MKNFLKFFVLVSLLILFSTGCGNASGDSTNDPSSGKDQVTLTFFSTITMEPQKEVMASVVDQFEEENPEIVIDDNYPGGEYESMLRVKMAANDMPDLFDTHGWAKKRYGEYVVDLSNMEWVDRLDPALDQIFKDKDGKVYAYPLNQAKDGLIYNKTLLNNYGIDPPGTFEEFMAALEEIKEKSDGEVIPFWFAGSDKGALAQYFDQFATPLLITHQDHNYEEELLNGSSPKLCVKSSSVR is encoded by the coding sequence ATGAAGAACTTTTTAAAGTTTTTTGTTTTAGTGTCCCTTCTAATCTTATTCTCAACTGGTTGTGGCAATGCGAGTGGCGATTCTACCAATGATCCATCTTCTGGAAAAGATCAAGTCACCTTAACGTTTTTTTCCACTATTACGATGGAGCCTCAAAAAGAAGTGATGGCTAGTGTAGTTGATCAATTTGAAGAAGAAAATCCTGAGATAGTTATTGATGACAACTATCCAGGAGGTGAGTACGAAAGTATGCTCCGTGTGAAGATGGCTGCTAATGACATGCCAGATTTATTCGACACACATGGATGGGCAAAAAAACGTTACGGTGAGTATGTAGTTGATCTAAGTAATATGGAGTGGGTTGACAGACTGGACCCTGCTTTAGACCAAATCTTTAAGGATAAAGACGGTAAAGTTTATGCATACCCTTTAAATCAAGCAAAAGATGGGTTGATTTACAATAAAACGCTTTTAAATAATTATGGAATTGATCCTCCCGGCACATTCGAGGAATTTATGGCCGCATTGGAAGAGATTAAAGAAAAAAGCGATGGAGAAGTGATCCCTTTTTGGTTTGCAGGGTCGGATAAAGGTGCGTTAGCTCAATACTTTGATCAATTTGCAACCCCCCTATTAATTACACATCAAGATCATAACTATGAAGAAGAGCTGTTGAATGGATCAAGTCCGAAATTGTGTGTAAAAAGCTCCTCGGTTAGATAA
- a CDS encoding IS256 family transposase, which translates to MAQYQITVDQELLQQLFLGHSKDAGVAKLLESVLNQILQAQVTEQLAAERYERTDSRQGYRNGSYPHQLTTRVGTITLRVPRIRNGQFSTELFARYQRSEQALVLALMEMVVNGVSTRKVTQITEELCGTHFSKSTVSDLCKRLDPIVEAWNYRPLSDRRFPFVLVDALYLKVREDGRVRSRGVMIGIGVNTDGYREVLGIMTGDTESEASWSEFFSWLKQRGLGGVDLITSDDHGGLVRAIRHHFQGVTWQRCQTHLMRNILDATPKALRDEVHRHVRGILDAADIETARMLLNETLKVFEEKAPKAMRILENGFDDATAVLAFPEKYRKRLRTTNSVERLNEEIRRRERVIRIFPNRQSVIRLLGALLMEQDEKWASGRKYLDMEDYFTWRKSHSAKTHSKVTRIM; encoded by the coding sequence ATGGCTCAATACCAGATTACCGTAGATCAAGAACTTTTGCAGCAACTTTTTTTAGGACATTCAAAAGACGCTGGTGTAGCGAAATTACTGGAATCGGTATTAAACCAAATTCTCCAAGCGCAGGTGACCGAACAGCTGGCAGCTGAACGCTATGAACGCACGGATTCCCGTCAAGGCTATCGCAATGGATCCTATCCTCATCAATTAACCACTCGGGTGGGGACCATTACGTTACGTGTTCCACGGATTCGAAACGGTCAGTTCTCCACTGAACTGTTTGCCCGTTACCAACGGAGCGAGCAAGCTTTGGTGTTGGCTTTGATGGAAATGGTCGTGAATGGGGTTTCCACACGTAAAGTGACTCAGATTACCGAAGAGCTTTGCGGCACTCATTTTTCCAAGTCCACCGTTTCAGACCTGTGCAAAAGGCTTGATCCTATTGTGGAGGCTTGGAATTATCGTCCGCTTTCAGACCGCCGGTTCCCGTTTGTGCTGGTGGATGCCTTGTACCTCAAAGTCCGTGAGGATGGCCGGGTACGGTCCAGAGGAGTGATGATAGGAATCGGTGTCAACACAGACGGTTACCGGGAAGTCTTGGGGATCATGACCGGTGACACGGAATCGGAAGCCAGCTGGAGCGAATTTTTCAGTTGGTTAAAACAACGTGGTCTTGGTGGTGTCGATTTGATCACCTCTGATGACCATGGCGGTTTAGTCCGTGCCATTCGTCACCATTTCCAAGGGGTCACCTGGCAACGCTGTCAAACCCATTTGATGCGTAATATTCTGGATGCCACACCAAAAGCGCTGAGAGACGAAGTTCATCGCCATGTCCGTGGCATCCTGGATGCAGCGGATATCGAAACAGCCAGAATGCTTTTGAACGAAACGCTGAAAGTCTTTGAAGAGAAAGCGCCTAAAGCCATGCGTATTTTGGAAAACGGGTTTGATGATGCCACCGCCGTTTTGGCTTTCCCTGAGAAGTACCGTAAGCGACTGCGTACCACCAACAGCGTCGAGCGGTTGAACGAAGAAATCCGCAGACGGGAACGTGTGATTCGCATTTTTCCCAACCGCCAATCGGTGATTCGTCTGTTGGGGGCCTTACTCATGGAACAGGATGAGAAGTGGGCCAGTGGTCGGAAATACCTCGATATGGAAGATTACTTCACCTGGCGCAAAAGCCATTCAGCAAAAACACATAGTAAGGTGACACGCATCATGTAG
- a CDS encoding extracellular solute-binding protein, with protein sequence MNGNFDWSNYTFLAEKLLEMQQKGFINKDVLTAQNHEMVSLMAQEKIGFVMGGLTGHDVEEMNPNVQLGIIPVPSIHEGGIPSWIGGERHTVAIWKDTDHPEEARKFVEFLSQPDIVKKIADGTSLPPGLTGVESDNYFATDYEAYSHVKVEPYFDRVYLPSGMWDVMGTTAQELLSGSLTPEEVSNTMDEEYNRLKEQK encoded by the coding sequence TTGAATGGCAACTTTGATTGGTCTAATTACACTTTTTTGGCTGAAAAACTTTTAGAGATGCAACAAAAGGGTTTCATTAACAAAGACGTGCTGACGGCACAAAACCATGAAATGGTCAGTTTAATGGCTCAAGAAAAAATAGGCTTTGTCATGGGAGGCTTGACTGGCCATGACGTTGAAGAAATGAATCCTAATGTTCAACTTGGAATCATACCGGTTCCTTCCATCCATGAAGGAGGAATACCGAGTTGGATCGGTGGAGAGCGCCATACTGTTGCCATTTGGAAAGACACTGATCATCCAGAAGAAGCGCGTAAGTTTGTTGAATTTCTTTCCCAACCGGATATAGTCAAAAAGATAGCAGATGGAACAAGCTTACCACCGGGACTAACGGGTGTTGAATCAGATAACTATTTTGCTACAGATTATGAAGCCTACTCACATGTAAAGGTGGAACCGTATTTTGATCGCGTTTATTTGCCGAGCGGTATGTGGGATGTGATGGGAACGACAGCTCAAGAACTCCTATCCGGTTCGCTCACTCCTGAAGAAGTATCAAACACGATGGATGAAGAGTATAATCGACTGAAAGAACAAAAATAA
- a CDS encoding carbohydrate ABC transporter permease: MSEIKLKLRPQLVTVNYFKRKYVNSLCWMYLPALLIVCTFIIYPFMNGLKISFTDWNGFSQTYRYVGLQQYQRLLHDPDTWVVVRNTLLYGLGSTFFQNVIGLLYALLLNQNIRLKTITRTIVYLPVIISPLIMGYIWYFFFAYNGGAINDILQLIGIEPINVLGNPDFNIWIIVFVNTFQFVGIAMIIYLAGLQSISKDYYEAAQIDGASSFQKFKSITFPLLMPSITINMVINIIGGLKLFDVIISLTGGGPGNASQSMSTFMYDLYFSRQDAGYAATQGVLMVVIILILSLSALIVFKRKEVEA, from the coding sequence ATGAGTGAAATCAAGCTTAAATTAAGGCCCCAACTTGTAACAGTCAATTACTTTAAAAGAAAATATGTGAATTCACTATGCTGGATGTACCTTCCGGCGCTGTTAATAGTGTGTACATTTATAATTTATCCGTTTATGAATGGTCTCAAAATTTCGTTTACAGACTGGAACGGGTTTTCTCAAACATATCGTTACGTTGGATTGCAACAATATCAAAGATTGCTTCATGATCCGGATACGTGGGTTGTTGTACGAAACACGTTGTTATATGGATTGGGGAGCACGTTTTTTCAGAATGTCATTGGTCTTCTTTATGCTTTATTACTAAACCAAAATATTCGCTTAAAAACGATTACACGCACAATTGTCTATTTACCAGTCATTATTAGCCCGTTGATCATGGGCTATATTTGGTATTTCTTTTTTGCATATAACGGTGGAGCCATAAATGATATACTCCAACTTATCGGTATTGAACCGATTAATGTATTGGGAAATCCGGATTTCAACATATGGATTATTGTATTTGTGAATACGTTCCAATTTGTGGGAATCGCGATGATCATTTATTTAGCTGGATTGCAAAGTATTTCAAAAGATTATTATGAGGCAGCACAGATTGATGGCGCCTCGAGTTTTCAAAAATTTAAATCTATTACCTTTCCACTATTAATGCCCTCTATTACCATCAATATGGTTATAAATATTATTGGGGGATTAAAACTCTTTGATGTTATCATATCTCTTACTGGCGGTGGGCCAGGTAATGCTTCGCAATCTATGTCGACTTTTATGTATGACTTATATTTTTCCAGACAAGATGCCGGATATGCGGCTACACAGGGAGTATTAATGGTTGTCATTATATTAATTCTCAGTTTAAGTGCTTTGATCGTTTTTAAGCGCAAGGAGGTCGAGGCTTAA
- a CDS encoding carbohydrate ABC transporter permease — MYRTDLVKKRILVVPSLMIALFHLIPFYILFTTSLKPKGDFSSKWILSRNISFQNFGEAWDKANLGNALVNTSVITVCAAILLIFFGSLAAYPLARRNTRLNRLIYTLFIAIMVVPPLTVLVPLYQLVVNIGMMNTLEIAILNNVAAYMPLTIFLYSGFIRSTIPKEIEEVARVDGATTLSIFYRIVFPLLKPVTATILIISCIFIWNDYQFAIFFLQAEEVKTFTVALSGFFGENVNNLNLVAAAAIISMMPMVILFLFLQKYFIKGLTSGSVKG; from the coding sequence ATGTACAGAACGGATCTTGTAAAAAAAAGAATACTCGTTGTCCCTTCTTTAATGATTGCATTATTTCATTTAATTCCTTTTTACATTTTGTTTACCACCTCCTTAAAGCCAAAAGGTGACTTTAGCTCAAAGTGGATTTTATCCAGGAATATCAGTTTTCAAAATTTTGGCGAAGCGTGGGACAAGGCTAATCTTGGAAATGCCCTTGTAAATACTTCTGTCATCACTGTCTGCGCTGCAATTTTATTGATCTTCTTTGGTTCATTGGCAGCATATCCATTAGCTCGAAGGAATACGAGGTTAAATAGATTGATCTATACGTTATTTATCGCCATAATGGTCGTTCCTCCGTTAACTGTTCTCGTACCGCTGTATCAACTAGTCGTTAACATTGGTATGATGAATACGCTTGAAATCGCAATATTGAATAATGTCGCAGCATATATGCCGCTTACCATTTTTCTATATTCAGGTTTCATTCGCTCCACCATTCCAAAGGAGATTGAAGAGGTTGCTCGTGTTGATGGTGCAACCACATTGAGTATTTTTTACAGGATTGTATTTCCACTGCTAAAACCGGTCACAGCAACAATTCTTATTATTTCTTGTATATTCATTTGGAACGATTATCAGTTTGCGATTTTTTTTCTACAAGCCGAGGAAGTTAAAACTTTTACAGTCGCTTTATCAGGGTTCTTTGGTGAAAATGTGAACAATCTAAATTTGGTAGCAGCTGCGGCTATTATCTCGATGATGCCTATGGTCATCCTTTTCCTTTTCTTACAGAAATATTTTATTAAAGGATTAACTTCCGGTTCAGTAAAAGGATAA
- a CDS encoding PTS sugar transporter subunit IIB — protein sequence MKRILLACSSGMSTSLLVEKMKQAALQKGVDVEIWAVAQDKASTEMDKADVLLIGPQMRFLKQKLEEKADEINIPVDVIEPVAYGRADGEAVLNRALELIRERGH from the coding sequence ATGAAGAGGATTTTGTTGGCTTGTTCGTCAGGAATGTCCACGAGTCTGTTAGTTGAAAAAATGAAACAAGCTGCTCTTCAAAAGGGGGTTGATGTCGAAATTTGGGCAGTTGCCCAGGATAAAGCGAGCACGGAAATGGATAAAGCAGACGTTTTGCTGATCGGACCGCAAATGCGCTTTTTGAAGCAAAAACTGGAAGAAAAAGCAGATGAAATCAATATACCGGTAGATGTCATTGAACCCGTCGCTTACGGACGGGCTGACGGGGAAGCAGTGTTGAACAGGGCGCTTGAGCTGATCAGGGAAAGGGGACATTGA
- the celB gene encoding PTS cellobiose transporter subunit IIC, protein MNKFMEVLENVLLPLADKLNNNRYLTALRDGFMVALPVIIFGSIFVVIANFPFLDKLLSQSAYEAYQSALGPASAATLSIMGLFVIVGIGYKLLQHYGGEAIYGGVVAIASFLILTPQVVESVTGVIPTASLGAQGMFLGILTAFVSVELYRFFVNRDWTIKMPAGVPDAVSRSFSSLIPITLTLTVFLIVRIAFSLTPFVTVQDFIYTVVQEPLTALGSGLAATIVAVVLIQLFWFFGLHGQIIVNSVFDPIWFTLNNQNLEAFQAGEPLPHIITKQFIDSFLVGMGGSGMTLAVVILILIIGRSRQQKELGKLGGPPGIFNVNEPIIFGLPIIMNPLVFIPWILAPVVVTIVTYFAMATGLVPPPAGIIVPWTTPIILNGFLATGNAWQGGALQLVNLLIVMAIWWPFLKILDKNYYENEKSREK, encoded by the coding sequence GTGAATAAATTCATGGAAGTGCTTGAAAACGTTTTACTCCCGCTAGCAGACAAACTCAATAATAACCGGTATTTAACCGCATTGCGGGACGGCTTTATGGTGGCCCTGCCGGTGATCATCTTTGGTTCGATCTTCGTTGTGATTGCGAATTTCCCTTTTTTGGACAAACTTTTGAGCCAGAGCGCTTATGAGGCCTACCAATCCGCTTTAGGTCCGGCCTCAGCAGCCACGCTAAGCATTATGGGGTTATTTGTCATTGTCGGTATTGGTTACAAGCTATTGCAGCACTACGGCGGTGAAGCGATTTACGGAGGGGTTGTGGCCATCGCGTCGTTTCTTATCCTCACACCGCAGGTAGTTGAAAGTGTCACCGGTGTTATTCCAACTGCCAGTCTCGGGGCACAAGGGATGTTTTTAGGGATTTTGACCGCTTTCGTTTCCGTTGAACTGTATCGTTTCTTTGTGAACAGGGATTGGACGATCAAAATGCCTGCCGGTGTTCCGGATGCGGTCTCCCGGTCTTTCAGCTCTCTCATCCCGATTACACTCACTTTGACCGTTTTTTTAATCGTCCGGATCGCCTTTAGTTTGACACCGTTTGTGACCGTGCAAGATTTTATTTACACCGTTGTGCAGGAACCGTTAACCGCCTTGGGCAGCGGATTGGCGGCGACGATCGTCGCAGTCGTGCTGATTCAGCTGTTCTGGTTTTTCGGCCTTCACGGGCAAATTATTGTGAACTCCGTGTTCGACCCGATTTGGTTCACGTTGAACAATCAGAACCTGGAAGCCTTCCAGGCAGGAGAACCCCTGCCCCACATTATTACAAAGCAATTTATCGATTCTTTCCTCGTGGGCATGGGCGGATCAGGGATGACGCTGGCTGTGGTGATTTTGATTTTGATTATCGGGCGCAGCCGACAGCAAAAAGAGCTGGGGAAATTAGGGGGGCCTCCCGGCATTTTCAATGTCAATGAGCCGATCATTTTCGGACTCCCGATCATTATGAATCCCCTCGTCTTCATACCGTGGATTCTTGCGCCAGTCGTGGTCACTATCGTCACGTATTTTGCGATGGCAACAGGGTTGGTTCCGCCGCCGGCTGGCATTATTGTGCCGTGGACGACCCCGATCATTCTGAACGGTTTTCTGGCGACGGGTAACGCTTGGCAAGGCGGTGCGCTGCAACTGGTGAACTTGCTCATCGTCATGGCCATCTGGTGGCCCTTCCTTAAAATACTGGACAAAAATTATTACGAGAACGAGAAGAGTCGCGAGAAGTAG
- a CDS encoding PTS lactose/cellobiose transporter subunit IIA, whose product MENNATEVAFQIILYAGNGRSNAMEAIQEAKKGEFEKADQLMKEASEELSKAHEYQTKLLHEEASGNNPSVNVMLIHAQDHLMTAMTVKDLASEFIELYRNR is encoded by the coding sequence GTGGAAAATAACGCAACAGAAGTGGCATTCCAAATCATTCTTTACGCTGGAAACGGAAGGTCCAATGCGATGGAAGCGATCCAGGAGGCGAAGAAAGGCGAGTTTGAAAAGGCGGACCAGTTAATGAAAGAAGCGAGTGAAGAACTGAGCAAGGCTCACGAGTACCAAACGAAACTGCTTCACGAGGAAGCGAGTGGAAACAATCCGTCCGTCAACGTCATGCTCATCCACGCGCAAGATCATTTAATGACTGCGATGACGGTAAAGGATTTAGCTTCGGAATTCATCGAACTGTATCGAAATCGATAA